Below is a genomic region from Brassica rapa cultivar Chiifu-401-42 chromosome A08, CAAS_Brap_v3.01, whole genome shotgun sequence.
atttttttttctcaaaagttgattaaaaaatattctctcaaatgtaaaaaaactacaaaatatttgaaacttgGTTCTAAGAAAGCATATTCATTACGTAGATGACATCATTGTAGTAAAATAAAGTTCCTACAAAAATACTGATCATCAAAACACATGAAGCCAAGATTGGACACTACATACATCTCATCTTTTCAGATCATCATAACCTTGTCTTAGgataaggaagaaaaaaaaagagagacaacCATAAAGACTAAAGAGGACTATTAACAGAGTGAAGAATCAATCACTGGCTTGGTGAACTGTCTTCCTATTGCTCCCCACGTGGGCTGCGGCTTCTCGCTGGTGGTACAGGTGTGTTGCTCCTTCTTCTCTTAGATCTCCTACTCCTGTTTCTGCTCGCTGGTATAGGTGTTGCTCCTTCTTCTCCTAAGACTCGTACTCTTGTTTCTCCTCGGGCTACGGCTAATACTTCTTCTGCGTGGGCTACGGCTAATGCTTCTTCTGGGGCTACGGCTTATGCTGCGGCTCTTACTTGTGGCTGGACTTGCACTGCGACCCCTTGAGCCATTGCTGGCGGGTGAGCGTGAGTAGGACCTCCTCCTCCTATCATATCCTTCTTTCCTGCGACTATAGAGAAATAGTGAGCATTGAATAGTTACTCGAGTGGAGAGGTTTATTTTGTCCACACAGATGTGTTGTAGTGGAGTTCAGACATAAACCTTGAGTGACGTCTTCTATAAGGAGAAGGAGAACGAGAAGACATAGGCGAGCGAGAGGGGTAAGGAGGGGAACTACGCCATCTATCCCGAAACCTAATGCTCCCACAAACACAAAAAGAATgttaaaagacttaaaattcaattgataaacataaaagttcaaaaaagaaagagaaaagctCCAGAAGCACCTTCCATCACCACCCTGCTTTGCTCTCATTTCAGTCGGTGTCTTCCTGTTATTTTCAGCAAACTCAACAGCCATCTTACGGCCAAGAAGAACGTAACCATCCATGTGATCTTTTGCTTCAGCAGCATCAGCAGGATCCTCAAATTGAACGAAGCCAAACCTTCTCGGATATCTACATTTAAAGATACAAAATGAGACCACGAAGGTGTAACCACTTTACAACACAAGCCTCTGTTGAGGAACAATTAGCAATATGACATCCCCTGCAACAGACAATATATCACAGgataaacatgaaaataagTAAGCACTTGCCTGCTAAAATTCGCAAGTTTCAGTATAAAGAATTGACTTCTTCAAGACTTTGATTCATCTTCAAATTTTGAATACAAAACCAAACTTCACTTGCACTCTTCAATACCATATAGAACATCTCCAAAAGGACTCTAATTACTTCGTTTGATGTCTTCCAATTCTTTAGATTCACTGTTAAACCTCAACAACTTCAATTAACATATCATAACTGAATCCTTCTCCTTAAGCAACTAGAAAAGTACTAATTCCAAATTGACTAATCCAcgctctttttttttactttatgcTCTAATAAACGCATATTAGAAGATTCTGGCAAGGCCTTAGTAAGTAAAAATAAAGCGTATAATGATGTCATGTCTACGAAACATGCTCTCACCCCGTACGATGATCCGTTGGCAAGTGAATGTCCTTGAGAGGACCGAACTGTTTAAATGACTTCCTGAGATCTCCTTCCCTGAAGAAGTGAAGTAGAATTTGCTAAAAAAGGATACAGATTGGAAGCATATTCACCAATAACAAAGAGCTATGACATTCATGAATATTAAAGTAGATACACTAAAGAGTAAGTAATGAAGAGTTCACCAAAACCAAACAAAGTTATCAACTTTCTCAAAGTCTTCTTCACAGTACATAAACGAGAATGTCAGGCCTAGATATGAGGTGTATCCAAACAACTAGTAGAAAAATCAAGTCATGTTACCTGCAATCACGGCTTAGTTGGCGAACAAAAAGACTGGTACGGAGGTCCCTGCTACGAGCTCTATATCGGCCTCCTCCTCtagggcttgggcttgggcttcgACCTCGCCTTCCATGACCTCTAGGTGGTGATTGTGATGGTGATGGGATGTAGCTCCTTCCCCTCATTGCAGTACCTCTCTATCAGTCAAGAGAACACAAAAGCAAGAGCCTTAGGCAAGACCATTCAATCTGGTTTGGAATCACCAAAGATACTTCCGAAACATAAAACTAAACGAATCTTTGAAACTTAAGAACTAGGCCTTCTTCATGAATCTTGCAACCTAACTACGTTCATGATACTCTACAAAAGTCATATTTGttccaaatgaaaaaaaaaaaaaaattaaaagagatCCTTGAAAAACAGCTTCGAAAGGCGACAACTTTCGATTCGATCCTTGAATAATCGATCGAGATTACCGTCTTTACTACAATCTACCGTCAAAGGAAGAGCCGAGGGGAAGAATATTAACTTACCGGAGGACGGAGGTCGGTGGTGACGACGAACGGCACGGCGAAGCTTTGCTCTATGGATTGGAGAAGATTGGGATTAAATCGTCTAAAGTCCCCTTTTGATCAATACGGGCGGGCTATTAGGGCATATATAGTGGgttattattttacattttaacccCCAGAATCTCTTAAAATACTGTTTTGTGCCTACAATTACCTATTTTACACAATGTCCCCCCTTAAAAGATCTAATTTTGGGTTGTTTACGGTTcataaatgttattattatccATATTTTGAGGAGGAAACCAATTATATAAATAGCATATTGGTGTTTTTATTCAACTAGTGAGAAATTATTTGGGTCAGAAAATAAAACCTTGAAACTATAGGCGTTAATAGTAAATAATAAAAGAGTACTGCGTCCTACTCTATAAAGATTCATCAAGTCTCTGCCAACCTCTGATCAGAGCATTAAGGTTCAGTTTCTGTAACCTGAGTTTCGGTTTCTCTAGAAGCAAAACATCACACTCATCTTTGAATCAAtcaaagaaataaataacaattaACAAGAACACACACGCAGTCTGCATGTTTTTCATAGGCactcggttcggttcggttaaaTGTGCAGGCAGCTAATAAAATTTTGAACGAAAGACACTGCCTCTATCAGAAGTTTCACTGCCTCTcgaatactattttttttaggaAGCTTCTATGTGCCGTGCTGCGTCTCTCTTCTACCGTGAGAGTTGCAATTCTAATGGCGACGGAGTCGATTTCTCTTAACCCTTTATCTTTCCCGAGGTTAACGAAGAACCCATCAAATCAATTTCGTAAAAGGAGAAACCTTTCCTGTCGAATTCGTCGTTCTCAATCCGGTGCAATCTGCTCGAAGACATCTGATTATCAAGGTAACATCATCTCTCCTATTCAAATTCACTATCTTTCCCCTCTCAATCGATCAGTAGAATGTTCAAAGATGTTACTTTTGGTTCTGTTTCCACTCTTAAATCGAAAGGTTTGGTGGTTTTAGATTACCAGAGCTATGCAAGACCTTTGCGTCTCTTACCAGCAGAAGAAGTGAAAGTTTCTACTGCAAACCCATCCTTAACTGTTACCGAATCTCGCTCTCTTTATAAGGTGAAGCTCCAGACAAGTAACTTGTTCGGTTCAGGGATCAGCGACATGAATGCTAGAGTTCTTTTATGCTTGATAGACGACAAGGGCGATTCGCTTTTACAGACAATACCTGCAACTTTGTCAAGCAATGATGAAAGCTTCAAGTTTCAGAGAGGCTCCGTTGATGAGTTCACGTTTCTAGGGCCGGAACTCGGCAAGATCAGAGCTGTTTGGATCAGTCTTGAGTCTGGTCAGCTTCTTTTCACTTGGAAGTTGTTTTAGTTGGCTTTCACAGATGAGTCATTTGCTGTTCTGTTTTCATGTTTTAGGACAATGGAGAGTTGGAGGAGTGAGCTTGTGGGTGGTTAAAGGACATGTTCTCGGAGAGACCAATGTAGAAGAAGCCTACTGTTACCGATATGATTTTGAAGTCGATGAGATCTTGCTTGGAGAGAGCAGTGACCTGTCAATGGTGGAACTCAGACCTACACGTATCACTGAACTCGCTGACTCTGATCAAATCTCTTCATCTTCAGCTCCTAATCTTGACCTTACAGCCGTTGGAGTCTCGAACGAGGAAAGCATGGAAGAATATGAAAACTTGAAACTCTCTCTGCTTCTCTATGATGCAGTTCTCATCCTTCTCGGAAGTTCTCTCGTTTCCTTCTCTCTAGGTGAAAACTCCGCCGTTGCTTTCTTCTTTGGTGGTACAGTTGGGTTTCTCTACTTGCTGCTCCTACAGAGATCAGTAGATGAACTCCAAGTACCAGCAACTTCTTCCTCATCCGAAAACACCAATCAAATCTTCAGGGGAGGACTCAAGATTCCTGTTTTGAGTCTCGCATTGGCCATAGGATTGTCGGTTTTAGCAGTCAGAGGTTACAATCCCACTGCCTTTGCGGTTACTCCAAGAGAGATTGTGGTGGGGACTTTGGGGTTTCTTGTGTGCAAAGTAGCCGTTGTTTTGGCTGCGTTTAAGCCCTTGAAGGATGGGTCTTGACACTTTCAAGAGAGACAATGGGtgatcttctcttctcttcctggGAATCTCTCACTTGAATGTTTAAAGCCTGAAAATAGATGTACATAACTTTATATACAGAAGATATATgtaaataatgtgtatcttacATACATCaaatgaaaatttgaaataCTGTATGCGTATGTGCACTTTAGTCTTTAGTAGTTAATGTGAATCTTACATACATCATATGAAATTGATACTGTATGTGTATGTATTACTCTTTAGTAGTCCATATGTATCTTACTACATgatacatcatatgaaaatgATGTGATGTATGTGTATATCTGTACTTTAGTCTTCAGTAATCCATGTACTAATAATCATAGCCAGTGACAGTTTGATTCTTACACAATTCTATCTATTATGACTTTAGCCTAATGTTTTGTGATTTTTGTTTTAGAAGAATGTATATTATCGAGGACAAAGGAAACTGTATGTATGGCATACCAAATCAGTTTGTTTTCTTAAGGGTTAAGTGAGATGTCACTGTCAAAGAATTAGTTAGGCAAGGCATGACTATGATTAAAAAGTGACCTTAGGGGGAGAAATTATATCATGGGTAAGGTTTTTTCTCAATATAAGATCGACACATTTATTTATCATAACTACTAACTACCATTATGTTTATGAAATATTGTCAAAATGTACTTTTAATCATTTGTATAAAACATATAATCAAAGTGGTGTTGAAAAATCATCTCTTATTAAGTCATAACTCTCTTGCCAGTTGCCATCATTGGTCCATTGACATGCATTCTTGTGTGCTTGAACTCatcattttatttctttctatttgtataatttttcatttatttgttaAGCTGCCTCAAAGTAACCTCAATCATAAATCACTCCTTAAATAACATAATGATGTTTCTGTTCTACGTAAAGTTTGGTTTAGCTATATGTGAATAACAATGCCAGTTTTGGTAGGTTAACCATACTAGCATTTATATTAGCTGTATTGTACTTGGTATGACTTTTCTGTATGTATGATAAATGATATCTTGTTTGTATGCTTGTGAGTCTATTTGCATGCATATAACGTATGGTCTCAAATACTCAAAAGAGTCtttca
It encodes:
- the LOC103832596 gene encoding uncharacterized protein LOC103832596 isoform X2; translation: MATESISLNPLSFPRLTKNPSNQFRKRRNLSCRIRRSQSGAICSKTSDYQDYQSYARPLRLLPAEEVKVSTANPSLTVTESRSLYKVKLQTSNLFGSGISDMNARVLLCLIDDKGDSLLQTIPATLSSNDESFKFQRGSVDEFTFLGPELGKIRAVWISLESGQWRVGGVSLWVVKGHVLGETNVEEAYCYRYDFEVDEILLGESSDLSMVELRPTRITELADSDQISSSSAPNLDLTAVGVSNEESMEEYENLKLSLLLYDAVLILLGSSLVSFSLGENSAVAFFFGGTVGFLYLLLLQRSVDELQVPATSSSSENTNQIFRGGLKIPVLSLALAIGLSVLAVRGYNPTAFAVTPREIVVGTLGFLVCKVAVVLAAFKPLKDGS
- the LOC103832595 gene encoding serine/arginine-rich SC35-like splicing factor SCL33 isoform X2 — its product is MRGRSYIPSPSQSPPRGHGRRGRSPSPSPRGGGRYRARSRDLRTSLFVRQLSRDCREGDLRKSFKQFGPLKDIHLPTDHRTGYPRRFGFVQFEDPADAAEAKDHMDGYVLLGRKMAVEFAENNRKTPTEMRAKQGGDGRFRDRWRSSPPYPSRSPMSSRSPSPYRRRHSRKEGYDRRRRSYSRSPASNGSRGRSASPATSKSRSISRSPRRSISRSPRRRSISRSPRRNKSTSLRRRRSNTYTSEQKQE
- the LOC103832596 gene encoding uncharacterized protein LOC103832596 isoform X1, which gives rise to MATESISLNPLSFPRLTKNPSNQFRKRRNLSCRIRRSQSGAICSKTSDYQGLVVLDYQSYARPLRLLPAEEVKVSTANPSLTVTESRSLYKVKLQTSNLFGSGISDMNARVLLCLIDDKGDSLLQTIPATLSSNDESFKFQRGSVDEFTFLGPELGKIRAVWISLESGQWRVGGVSLWVVKGHVLGETNVEEAYCYRYDFEVDEILLGESSDLSMVELRPTRITELADSDQISSSSAPNLDLTAVGVSNEESMEEYENLKLSLLLYDAVLILLGSSLVSFSLGENSAVAFFFGGTVGFLYLLLLQRSVDELQVPATSSSSENTNQIFRGGLKIPVLSLALAIGLSVLAVRGYNPTAFAVTPREIVVGTLGFLVCKVAVVLAAFKPLKDGS
- the LOC103832595 gene encoding serine/arginine-rich SC35-like splicing factor SCL33 isoform X3, encoding MRGRSYIPSPSQSPPRGHGRRGRSPSPSPRGGGRYRARSRDLRTSLFVRQLSRDCRYPRRFGFVQFEDPADAAEAKDHMDGYVLLGRKMAVEFAENNRKTPTEMRAKQGGDGRFRDRWRSSPPYPSRSPMSSRSPSPYRRRHSSRRKEGYDRRRRSYSRSPASNGSRGRSASPATSKSRSISRSPRRSISRSPRRRSISRSPRRNKSTSLRRRRSNTYTSEQKQE
- the LOC103832595 gene encoding serine/arginine-rich SC35-like splicing factor SCL33 isoform X1, whose amino-acid sequence is MRGRSYIPSPSQSPPRGHGRRGRSPSPSPRGGGRYRARSRDLRTSLFVRQLSRDCREGDLRKSFKQFGPLKDIHLPTDHRTGYPRRFGFVQFEDPADAAEAKDHMDGYVLLGRKMAVEFAENNRKTPTEMRAKQGGDGRFRDRWRSSPPYPSRSPMSSRSPSPYRRRHSSRRKEGYDRRRRSYSRSPASNGSRGRSASPATSKSRSISRSPRRSISRSPRRRSISRSPRRNKSTSLRRRRSNTYTSEQKQE